In the Sander lucioperca isolate FBNREF2018 chromosome 24, SLUC_FBN_1.2, whole genome shotgun sequence genome, gttcaaagtattttcaaacaaaacagagactagctcgcccctccctcctcctcatcccgtcccctccccctcccttccgtggtTCCGCGCATTAACCCCCCCCAActccacccccaaatccttcttgtcggttattggctggaacgctggaagactgtttgttatgtttggtggtgcaggttggcgcagtttgtttttgttgccgtttgtggagcctgggctgtctacagagactgcgttttttttacagtgtgttcaggggacaggcagctagcagatagtgaggagatgttttttacagtgtgttcaggggacaggcagctagcacatagtgaggagatgttttttacagtgtgttcaggggacaggcagctagcacatagtgaggagatgtttttttacagtgtgttcaggggacaggcagctagcagatagtgaggagatgtttttacagtgtgttcaggggacaggcagctagcagatagtgaggagatgtttttacagtgtgttcaggggacaggcagctagcagatagtgaggagatgtttttttacagtgtgttcaggggacaggcagctagcagatagtgaggagatgtttttttacagtgtgttcaggggacaggcagctagcagatagtgaggagatgttttttacagtgtgttcaggggacaggcagctagcagatagtgaggagatgttttttacagtgtgttcaggggacaggcagctagcagatagtgatgagatgtttttttacagtgtgttcaggggacaggcagctagcagatagtgaggagatgttttttacagtgtgttcaggggacagacagctagcagatagtgaggagatgttttttacagtgtgttcaggggacagacagctagcagatagtgaggagatgttttttacagtgtgttcaggggacaggcagctagcagatagtgatgagatgtttttttacagtgtgttcaggggacaggcagctagcagatagtgatgagatgttttttacagtgtgttcaggggacaggcagctagcagatagtgatgagatgtttttttacagtgtgttcaggggacaggcagctagcagatagtgaggagatgttttttacagtgtgttcaggggacaggcagctagcagatagtgaggagatgtttttttacagtgtgttcaggggacaggcagctagcagatagtgaggagatgttttttacagtgtgttcaggggacaggcagctagcagatagtgaggagatgttttttacagtgtgttcaggggacaggcagctagcagatagtgaggagatgtttttttacagtgtgttcaggggacaggcagctagcagatagtgaggagatgttttttacagtgtgttcaggggacaggcagctagcagatagtgaggagatgtttgctgtatgtgacaaaaaaatgttagagcacctttaatgtgaagatttgctgctgttctGTGATTGTGAATGAGGTTCTTCGTGCATTTTGGAACATTAGGTAATTAGTCAAAGAAACATTTTGAACAATTTAGCAATTTtctttactactactactactttaaaggggtgatagaatgcaaaaccgattttaccttgtcatagttgaataacgacagtttggagggtaaataggacatacatagaagctcaaaatcccattgatacccctatcctctgcaaatctcacattttgaaactgccgctgaaaacggatctcgaatctcaacaaagctggatgCTGACGTCAGGATcccaactcctagtctttgtcacgccccaacatttgcataggctccaccactgacctgaggtcagcttagtcttctgaatctagctaggtcatgcagatctccagaggtccgctatttaattactaaattcacttctgagacttttttatgcgagaaatcaactatgtagaggtcaaagaCGGGCTGtgttacaaaaattgatggctaattgcaaattttgtccgactgtgtgtcggagttcagcaggagctcagcaggctatgtgatctccgtcacgaagggaagcctgcggcgctccatacccgcgcaaagtcaccggttctgagttactggactacaaaatgccgaggccctgatggagctccagggcctgcagctagatCTTTACctataggattgaagggacagtagcagctaacgaaatccataatgttcacaaaaatgcattaaattgaaatcggacaccattgttagctttataagaccttggggtagatgttatataagtggcgtgacgaaattcaaactgtaaatagactttaattatgccgaaagtgacgctaactagctagccgcgatctgtacacataggattgtgtttctatgggggttcgctcaaaccaattagcacgcagctcatctaaatattcatgagcagaccatatttggaagaaaagctcttgttccaaatagagccatattcacagggtagttaagggcctaataaaatagcattcgggcaattttcagcccaaccaatgttacataccctattaggagaccttaaggaaccgtgtgaaataccctatataaacattctatcacccctttaaagtagtttatttatgttcttctTCCGTTATGACTGACAGTCAAACTGGATGATAAAATAAAGTTCTAGGGCGTATATATAAGACAGGACAAGACCAATCACTTccagtaaacaaaaaaagaaagggacGTCGGCACTCACTGAGAAGTCTACATCCTCGGCTCTGAGATGCTCTGCGATGTAGGTCACCCCCTCCAGGGCCGAGAGCACCGCCGGAGATGGGACAGAGGCAGATGGGCTCTGGAACGAACCACGCACTGCAGGAGGGGTGTCCCAGTCCGAGCCGAGTGAGGAGTGTCTCTGTGGGAGGAGGATGTAACTGAGAGACGGggggaaagaagaagagaggggAGAAATCCTCGGTCGCCCGGCTACCTTCCCCCTAAACCTCCCCGCGCGATCCGTGTTTGTGTAACCGTGGAGATCGCAGTAGTGGATTTCGTCACCTGCGTCCGAGGAGTTGAGCTGGCGGCTCCTGCGGCGACCGTTCTCATCCTCCCGGTAGCCATGGAGATGGATGTCAGACTCGTGAGGGATCCAGGTGGGCGAGCTGTGGGAGGGGGCCGGAGTCTGGATGGGGAGGAGTCCATCAGTCAGGCGGCGCCGCctgagacaacaaacacaacatatCAGTGAAATTGTTTGTCTACAAaaacccttctttttttaattcaacaaatGAAGCCAAAGTTcaatgtctgccgtgaaaaaggtctatagttTCTGGATAACAGACTCATGGACGATTTGAATttgaaattgagaatttaaaaaaagctatgaaacgtacatacatacatacgtacattaagtcagtgctaaaagctaactggagatttgaaaatatgtctACGTCTTAGTTTCCGACCAAGCCGCCCCACTGTAAGTGTAGTCTgtaaaaatcttcaaaatacaTTAAAGAAGTGACTTAGGCCTGGCGGGGGGAAACTTAGGAccggtgggccaccaggcttgcaGTACACTGGCTGGATCAAATGATGACGTGGGAAGAAAGGGGTCAACGCGGTCTCATGAGCGGGCTCGTacgatatcgtacgaaaatgtatgcacacctagcctgacgtggtcatactcagattcctAGTCAGAATACGAGTCTGAtactccattgggctgtgattatggggagtgtttcaaccgaaccaggaaagaaaatgcctctgcactcaattggatagacctacaaccaatcagagcaatggAGTATGTGACGTATGTTGAGCGATGCATCATTGTCAACAGAACTCAACTGCACGCACGCTGGAAGAAGTagaagcgctctttggtgacgtggttgattacgttactgttgatcatctgtccatcaccGTAtgaagcccgccctgacaatttggttggtccaaacagctctggttcgagcatagttgctccacaacggatcaagtccagaccgaacttcctgACCTCAAGTGttttgggcggggctaagttcagctggcatccaggctaatgCACACCGATAACGTATGATATTTGACAAAAATAGGCGACCGCCGGTTGGTCACGTGACGCAatctacagagctccgtgacaTGACGCCGTAGCAGGGGCAGTTGGTAGTTGAGTTTACCCGATTAAAAGGGGACTGTGAGTCGGGAACAGGGCACCGCGCTGCCAGTTGTTTTAGCAGACATTAAGTTTAGACGTCAAAAAATGAGCGTCTTGCGAtttgtgggaaaaaaaagagggggAGGTGGATGTTTTGAAACGTTTttgtttcattcacacactcttgtcacTGAGTAGGacttcccggaatgctgtgtgaactagccagaccctggAGGGAGGTCTGGCAAAACGAGACTatcctaacctcaaccaatcGGGTTGCTTCATAGggctaccctggaaatccagagttctcgcgagagcacaatttgaatttgctcagcgagtcactctggcattcagtaatgatgctcattaactatgcccttgtagccgagctgcaccaatcacatcggtgtatctgatataggcagGCCAGAGGCGAgttaaacagatgacgacagcgctgcgacgtcaaagtcattagtaaacattgcaagatggctccggatgaacaccagttgtttaAAACGGCTTTGGCCACTAcaatgaacgagttagacttggctttttatctaaaagagcaacagaagacggcgctccaatcgttcctttgcaagaacgacatttttgctgttttgccgacTGGATACGGCgtgagtttaatctaccagttagctccgctggtagctctGGATACGCaccctgtgtattgttgtgattggtcgtagtgttatccaattgcgtgcagtgagattttcaaatgcatgcttggtgccgcccctcgagttgggccattttcattactcattgccagacccttaatctttcggatttgggtctgaaTTTCCAGGCtatcgtagggcgggtcttgcctagaactgCAGTGGGTTCCATTATTGCGCATACAGTAAACCTGGTGGGCCTTCCCTGATTTCTCACCTTACAGGCCTGACACCATGTTTCGGACGCTTCATGCACAGCCAGCGCGGCACTGCCGACAGGAACAGCCGCCGGACCCATCCAGGCATGGTGTGAGTCGCCGACGAGCGGTGGTGCACGTTCAGCACAAACACGGTGATGACGATGGACAGCGTGACAAAGATCATAGTGAAGAGCAGATACTCTCCGATCAGCGGTATGACCAGCGACGTGGAAGGGATGATCTCGGTGATGAGCAGCAGGAAGACAGTGAGCGACAGAAGCACGGAGATGCACAGCGTGATCTTCTCGCCGCAGTCCGACGGGAGGTAGAAGACCAGGACGGTCAGGCAGGAAATGAGGAGGCAGGGGATAATGAGGTTGATGGTGTAGAACAACGGGAGGCGGCGGATGACGAAATAGTAGGTGATGTCCGGGTAGATCTCGTGGCAGCAGTCGTACTtcttggtgttgtaggtgcccACAGCGTTGACAATCGCCCACTCTCCGCTTTCCCAGTAATCCTAGAAATTAGatattgtttttattcaattttatttttacctaaccctaaccctgtcaaatcacaacaggagttatctcaggacccTTTACAGATAGACCTAgtatagaccacactctataatttacaaagacccaacaatgtCCCCCCCAAGGGcaaacagtggcgaggaaaagcTTCCTTTAAAcgggcagaaacctcggacagacccaggctgtTGGTGGACAGTTGGGAcatagagacactgatacagatatacagatacacttacctaaaggattattaggaacacctgttaaatttctcgttaatgcaattatctaatcaatcaatcacatgGCAgttgcttcaatgcatttaggggtgtggtccaggtctagacaatctcctgaactccaaactgaatgtcagaatgggaaagaaaggtgagctaagcaactttgagcgtggcatggttgttggtgccagacaggctggtctgagtatttcacaatctgctcagttactgggattttcacgcacaaccatttctagggtttacaaagaatggtccgaaaaaggaaaaacatccagtatgcagcAGTCCTGGGGggtgaaaatgccttgttgatgctcgggaatgagagggggatacaccagagcagggggaatgagagggggaaacgtagcagaagatatatatttgttttcaaagCAAAACgcagcaatgtaaatgtagccttaatgGCACAAACTCCAAATTGAAAAGCAGAACAACCTTCAGGTTCACCGTGTTCTCAAAGGGCTCCAGGTCGATCTTGGCGCGGTCGTACGTCCAGGAGCCAAACTTCATCTTGCAGCTCTGCTGGTCGAAAGGGAAGAAGGTGACGTCGATGGAGCAGGAGGACTTGTAGATGGCCGGGGGCACCCATCGGACACGGCCGGTGTGAAAGAGATGGGCCTTGGTCATGTGGGTGACGGCGAACTCTCCGTCTGCActggaaaaagaagaagataaaAGGGAGGAAGCATAGCATTGAGACAGGAAAAAAGGCaagaaaatgttgcaaattgacAAGAAAGTGAAAGGACACTATCACtagccatgtttccatccacacgttctTATGCAAGTTAAGTAATATCGACAGAAAAATGCCTCGTGGAAATTGTCCAATTCAATTGAATTCCATGAATATCGACAGAGTTTGTACGTTCAATCTCATCTATCTCAAACATAATGAATTGCAATtacgttttaggtcattttatggttgcaacccgccatAAAACGAAGAAGTTGAATTCATTTCTGCTTTCTTTACAGACATGgagggtgtcaacaaagacagatacaACTGTACGAACGAGGAGGCGAGAGActtttaaaatttaatttaCGAGACTAATATAACGGCTATTTTACATAGTTGTCGTCTGGCATtgacgtgcatctgcatcatcatagcgaTGTTTTGATAGCGCCGTTGTCTTATTATAGCTCGATATGTCGCCATCAGCTAGCACATAAGctctattacaacttgtgcaatattaatCATTTGTAGGTGGATGGCGCAATCCATTTTGGCGAGCAgactttgttcgcaaatgttagcttgaatgttgtgcggtTCAGTGAATGGAACCACCTTAAAATGTCGCAAATCTATTCAATGTGCCAATTTGAGCGACATATCAAGCTGTAATAAGACAACGACGACACTATCAAAACATCGCTCTGATGATGCAGACGCACGTAAATGCCAGACGACAACGGCGGCGGCCTGTGGTTTGGGAACGACAGCGCTCCAAACAGTAAacagtaaattaaattaaaaaggtCCCCTCATTCGTCCACTTATATCTGTCTgtgttgtaatagtgcttatgtgccagctgatggcgacatatcaagctatgaTAAGAcaacaacgacgctatcaaaACATCGCTATGTTGATGCAGACGCACGTTATGGGCTTTCTTAGATTTTTGCTATCTAAAAATAGCCGTTATATTTCGCTCGTAAATTAAATTTCAAAAGTGTCTTGTCCCCTCTTTCACCCACTTATATTCTCAGtttttgttgacacccgccgTGTCTGCAAAAAATGCGGAAATACGTGGCGGAAATGACCTAAAACCTCTTCTTCTTTTATTCATagcgggttgcaaccataaaatgattAGTAATCGCAACTCATTATTTATTTCGGCAAATGACGTTTCTGTCAGCGTTTATCGCACAAGCCGTTTACAGATTAAGAGAAAATCAGATGAGATCAAACGTACAAACTTTGTGTCGATATTCCTGAAATTAAATCAAACTTTAGTGTTTTCCAGAAGGCATTTTCCATTCCATATTACTTAATTTGCATAacaacgtgtggatggaaacatggctaCTGAGGATTTCAGTTGTTTTTGTCTCCGGCAAGGCAAGTTTCCATCTCATTATGTTTCAAACTCAAAAGGTGAATTAATAAACACAGAGCTACTCTATATGCCCCCTCTTACACAGGCAGTGTTTAATAATTGATCACTGAATGTTAACGACGTATTCATGATGCAAGCTCATTTACACAAATGCTGAAGGAGGAGAAAATTTTCATTTCCATCCAGACAAATTTAAGGATTAATACTTCCTCGGCGCCCTGAGGGCAGGAAACCAGACTTTGACTTAAAACCGTATGATGCAAGATCGCTGCACAGATGCAATAGCATAAGGGTAACTTATTCAACATAATCATATGCATGTATCTACGCAGGAATATGCAGAAACGCTGTGGTACCATCAAGCTGCTTGGCTCCATATAAGTGACCTTTCCTCCTCGTACGCTCTTCAGCGGATGAGGACGTCGTTATGGATCAAGCGGGTAATTGATCACTACAGATAATTTCCAGCTCCACCTACAGAAATCCAAAGTCGGGTctgtttaaagtgtgtgtgtgtgtgtgtgtgtgtgtgtgtgtgtgtgtgtgtgtgtgtgtgtgtgtgtgtgtgtgtgtgcgtgtgtgtgtgtttaagtttTGTATCCAGAGAATGACAAAAATGAGGAGCCAAGAAGAAACGAGACTTAAAAGTAGGACTTGCTTTGAATAAAGCCTTCACTTGCATAGTTTTCATTTTTAGTTTTCAGGTTGAAAAAAccttttaaaggtcctatgacatgctgctttttggatgcttttatataggtcttagtggtcccctaatactgtatctgaagtctcttttatatagaccttagtggtcccctaatactgtatctgaagtctcttttatatagaccttagtggtcccctaatactgtatctgaagtctcttttatatagaccttagtggtcccctaatactgtatctgaagtctcttttatatagaccttagtggtcccctaatactgtatctgaagtctcttttatatagaccttagtggtcccctaatactgtatctgaagtctctttccagaaattcagccttggtgcagaattacagccactagagccagtcccacaatgagctttccttaggatgtgccatttctgtgtctgtagctttaaatgctattgaggaggagagaggggggcaaggtggagggtgggggtgtggctttgaccaactgccactttgctcgtttgcaagccatgatgtctctctctttctcatgggtgggccaaattctctgggcgggcaaagcagagaaaggggaggtaacctttccccttatgacctcataaagggaagattccagatcggcccatctgagctttctttttctcaaagtcagagcaggatacccagggctcggtttacacctatcaccatttctagccactgggggaccataggcaggctgggggaactcatataaatgttaaaaaaaactcataaagtgacattttcatgccatgggacctttaacaacaaaacaacttcATGGTTAAATGTTTGTGTGGGCCACATTTCCTTTGAAACTTTTCTGAAACGTTTTTGTCCTTTTAACTACTGAATGATTTTCTCTTGTTTAAGTCTAGCTTATCTATACTTGTAAAATCAGGAGGGTTTGTGCAACTGAAGCCAACTGCAGTTGTTTTGGTGTTGAATGTCTGACGGACTgcgttgtgttttttttacttgttgtACAGCACAATGTCGGGCACCCAGATGAGCTCAGAAGGGACCCTGATGGACGTCACGTTGTCGAAGTCGGAGGGACTCCACTGCAGCTTATAGTCGGTCCATTC is a window encoding:
- the LOC116053687 gene encoding neuronal acetylcholine receptor subunit alpha-2-like; this encodes MELRRDLTRTSALYYCCWICIHSALAEDWTRVHAEDDLFRKLFRGYSKWTRPAQNITDVVIVKFGLSIAQLIDVDEKNQMMTTNVWLKQEWTDYKLQWSPSDFDNVTSIRVPSELIWVPDIVLYNNADGEFAVTHMTKAHLFHTGRVRWVPPAIYKSSCSIDVTFFPFDQQSCKMKFGSWTYDRAKIDLEPFENTVNLKDYWESGEWAIVNAVGTYNTKKYDCCHEIYPDITYYFVIRRLPLFYTINLIIPCLLISCLTVLVFYLPSDCGEKITLCISVLLSLTVFLLLITEIIPSTSLVIPLIGEYLLFTMIFVTLSIVITVFVLNVHHRSSATHTMPGWVRRLFLSAVPRWLCMKRPKHGVRPVRRRRLTDGLLPIQTPAPSHSSPTWIPHESDIHLHGYREDENGRRRSRQLNSSDAGDEIHYCDLHGYTNTDRAGRFRGKVAGRPRISPLSSSFPPSLSYILLPQRHSSLGSDWDTPPAVRGSFQSPSASVPSPAVLSALEGVTYIAEHLRAEDVDFSVKEDWKYVGMVVDRIFLWMFIIVCLLGTVGLFLPPWLSGMF